Proteins encoded within one genomic window of Aerosakkonema funiforme FACHB-1375:
- a CDS encoding ABC transporter ATP-binding protein produces the protein MGSWANNLITRLKKTVYLICNYAKIFCRSIPLLWKAAPRETIFLAIALLLQSFIPAIAVWINKQVVDTVADILSSVKEYNFWTLGSLVSLWVGTIFLESLLPPWVELAHRNISEKLIADLNLKIMLKANSFVDINRFEDSHFYDELQIIQEQSAYQPRYLLSVLTEGIPELFTIISMLVLVSPLGWWIPLLILATSLPQTYVSFKIQWDAWQALSQKSPQARRMQYYASLLLTDTYAKEVRLFGLGSLFTQRYLEAFQDKYQTMRRLRGKQAFAFSGFAALSAAGNAFAFYSVVQQAFTGKLTPGSVMLFIQSLAYIQQNLTYLLHNCFILQETLLFMERFFKFLISKNTMSVTIPAKPVPYPIESGIVFENVNFAYPDGRLALAGISFTLHPGEIVALVGENGAGKTTLVKLLARLYDPTGGNISVDGESLKNFDIAVWRRQIGVLFQDFCRYSLTIAENISLGDIEAMDDLERLKKAAEKSGIADKVESLPEQYFTLLGKQFGGTELSGGEWQKLALARAFVREEGSQILILDEPTAALDPRSEYEIYSHFFDLVRGKTAILVTHRLASVKMADRILVLKAGKLIEEGTHEQLLEKGGEYATLWNMQVEQYKF, from the coding sequence ATGGGTTCGTGGGCTAATAATTTAATCACCAGACTCAAAAAAACAGTTTACCTGATATGCAACTACGCTAAAATTTTCTGCCGTTCCATACCCCTGTTATGGAAAGCAGCGCCAAGAGAAACTATATTTCTGGCGATCGCTCTTTTGTTGCAAAGTTTCATACCAGCTATAGCTGTTTGGATTAACAAACAAGTTGTAGACACAGTAGCAGATATCTTGAGTTCGGTAAAAGAATATAATTTTTGGACTCTAGGGAGCCTTGTTTCGCTTTGGGTGGGAACAATTTTTTTAGAAAGTCTCCTTCCACCTTGGGTAGAACTAGCTCATCGTAATATTAGCGAAAAGCTGATTGCCGACCTCAACTTGAAAATTATGTTAAAAGCTAATAGCTTTGTTGATATAAATCGGTTTGAAGATTCCCATTTTTACGATGAATTACAAATAATTCAAGAACAGTCGGCTTATCAACCGCGCTATTTATTAAGTGTCCTGACTGAAGGCATTCCCGAACTATTTACCATTATCAGTATGTTGGTTTTAGTATCTCCCCTGGGTTGGTGGATACCTTTATTAATTTTAGCAACATCTTTGCCGCAAACTTACGTGTCTTTCAAAATCCAATGGGATGCTTGGCAAGCACTTTCTCAAAAAAGTCCCCAAGCTCGTCGGATGCAGTATTACGCATCATTGCTGCTGACAGATACCTACGCTAAAGAAGTGCGTCTTTTTGGACTCGGTTCCCTATTTACCCAACGTTATTTAGAAGCTTTTCAAGATAAATATCAAACCATGCGTCGTTTGCGGGGTAAACAAGCTTTTGCTTTTAGCGGTTTTGCGGCTTTAAGCGCAGCGGGAAATGCCTTTGCTTTTTATTCAGTAGTGCAACAAGCTTTTACTGGCAAACTTACGCCAGGAAGCGTGATGCTTTTTATTCAATCTTTAGCTTATATCCAACAAAACCTCACTTACTTATTACATAATTGTTTCATTCTGCAAGAAACGCTCCTTTTTATGGAACGTTTTTTCAAATTCTTGATAAGCAAGAATACCATGTCCGTGACTATTCCTGCTAAACCTGTACCCTACCCGATCGAGTCAGGAATTGTTTTTGAAAATGTGAACTTTGCTTATCCAGATGGCAGGCTTGCTTTGGCGGGAATTTCTTTTACCCTACACCCTGGAGAAATAGTCGCTTTGGTCGGTGAAAACGGCGCGGGTAAAACTACATTAGTTAAACTGTTAGCGAGGTTATACGATCCTACTGGTGGAAATATTTCGGTAGATGGAGAAAGTCTCAAAAATTTCGATATTGCTGTATGGCGGCGGCAAATTGGTGTGCTGTTTCAAGACTTTTGTCGCTATTCACTCACAATAGCAGAAAATATCTCATTAGGCGATATTGAAGCTATGGACGATTTAGAGCGATTAAAAAAAGCTGCTGAAAAATCGGGAATTGCAGATAAAGTTGAAAGTTTGCCAGAGCAATATTTTACTTTGTTAGGTAAGCAGTTTGGCGGCACGGAACTTTCTGGGGGTGAGTGGCAAAAGTTAGCTTTAGCGCGAGCTTTTGTGCGAGAGGAAGGTTCGCAAATTCTGATTTTAGATGAGCCGACAGCGGCGTTAGACCCCCGCAGCGAGTATGAAATTTACAGTCATTTTTTTGACTTAGTTCGCGGTAAGACAGCGATTTTAGTTACCCATCGTTTGGCTTCGGTTAAAATGGCCGATCGCATTCTCGTATTAAAAGCTGGTAAACTAATTGAAGAAGGAACTCACGAGCAACTTTTGGAAAAGGGAGGTGAGTACGCAACTCTTTGGAATATGCAAGTGGAACAATACAAATTTTAG
- a CDS encoding DUF29 domain-containing protein produces the protein MPQQSQLTTTQTLYNEDYYLWIKTTINQLRTGHFSVVDIDNLIEELESTGRNEKQRIKSLLIRLIEHLLKLKYWNAERERNEGHWRGEIRAFRREIKERLKDSPSLKTYILEIFDECYEEARAEASDRTKLAIDTFPVKPINSLEQILEEM, from the coding sequence ATGCCGCAGCAATCGCAACTAACAACAACTCAAACTTTATATAACGAAGATTATTACCTTTGGATTAAGACGACGATAAACCAACTTCGTACTGGTCATTTTTCAGTTGTAGATATAGATAACTTGATTGAAGAGTTGGAAAGTACGGGTAGGAACGAAAAGCAAAGAATTAAAAGTTTATTGATTCGACTTATAGAACATTTATTGAAGCTTAAATATTGGAATGCAGAACGAGAGCGTAATGAAGGTCACTGGAGGGGAGAAATTAGGGCATTTCGTAGAGAAATTAAGGAGCGACTGAAAGATAGTCCCAGTCTTAAGACTTACATCTTAGAAATTTTTGATGAGTGTTACGAGGAAGCAAGAGCAGAAGCTAGCGATCGAACAAAATTGGCGATCGATACATTTCCGGTAAAACCAATTAATTCTTTGGAACAAATTTTAGAGGAGATGTAA
- a CDS encoding acyl-CoA thioesterase encodes MQKFTTQLRVRHYEMDALGHVNNAVYQHYLEQAGIEHTEDMGFTVDRYRELGGVFVMRRLEIDYLRPAVAGDTLEITTWLQEIRGSRAIRRYELRILGKEDLVVKAEATWVWVNLATMRPKAIPPVMLEAFLATKPPSLTESVKAIDKGE; translated from the coding sequence ATGCAGAAATTCACCACACAATTACGGGTGCGACACTACGAAATGGATGCTCTCGGTCACGTTAACAATGCCGTTTACCAACATTACTTGGAACAGGCGGGGATAGAACATACCGAAGACATGGGTTTTACAGTCGATCGCTACCGCGAGTTAGGTGGAGTATTCGTAATGCGGCGTCTGGAAATTGACTATCTGCGTCCTGCGGTAGCTGGCGATACATTAGAAATTACTACTTGGTTGCAAGAAATACGCGGTTCCCGCGCCATCCGACGTTACGAACTTCGCATTTTAGGAAAAGAAGATTTAGTGGTGAAAGCAGAAGCAACCTGGGTCTGGGTAAACTTGGCAACGATGCGCCCAAAAGCTATTCCTCCTGTTATGTTAGAAGCCTTCCTAGCTACTAAGCCACCTTCACTTACCGAATCGGTAAAAGCAATAGATAAAGGAGAATAA
- a CDS encoding two-partner secretion domain-containing protein, which translates to MKLVLRSLYVATTLSCLWLFSTNATAQIVPDTTLPNNSIAIPNGNSIRIEGGTTAGVNLFHSFQEFSVPTGKEAFFNNSLDIQNIFSRVTGSNISNIDGLIRANGVANLFLINPNGIIFGQNAQLNIGGSLIGSTASSIRFVDGSEFSATKPTAPSLLTINVPIGLQFGTNPGRIENRSQTTAQINLPTLAIPFPFEIPFDNKVGLAVAPGQTLALVGGDIQLDGGNLTASTGQILLGSVASPGLVSFTPTLFGLSLNYENIANFGNIQISNGAIVNTSGIGGGKVDIRGGNVTLSSALIYGITLGNIDGRGININAQNLRVEGGAQIFTPTLGDGKGGDIALHANDSVDISGLGLEGYQRFYNQYLGSGTLNPFDRQIVLLTGTVGRGDAGDINIEAGRLLVRDGVVGGSGSLGAGNGGNLNIRANTVEIVSSAINNGTTKESTGQGGSINVEAQRLIMRDGSNLVSISRSDGASGNIAIKTSESVELSGSLPGSTAQTVIGTNSFDGNGKSGDITIDTKRLSIFDGATISLATGVIIGQTVLSTKGGLGGNLTVTASESVEVSGESGVLGDLGFAPTSLTTLTASSGRGGDIRLSTPLLTLRDGALISAASLGAADAGSITLNADRIVVQGTSKTRGLSSRIEASAGTLLSFDNPNATGNAGSLNLNARELIVKDGAILNVGALGTGGAGNINVVADSIALDNQSSINGRTTSGLGANINLQSLALQLRQGSRINTDAGNATGGNINIDTNTLVALENSDITANAQRGAGGRVSISAQGIFGTQFRNELTPQSDITATSDLGPQFSGVVEINTPDVDPSAGLVELSSNFEDVSGSIARSCAASVGNSFTVTGNGGLPDDPTQALRGRAVWRDVRLVQLGGRGGVAEWGSGRESTIASTRIVEATGWTIDDRGRVKLVAQAPNAAPQSSWYTPPGCHL; encoded by the coding sequence ATGAAGCTGGTTTTGCGATCGCTCTATGTGGCAACTACCCTATCCTGTTTGTGGCTGTTTTCCACCAACGCCACCGCACAGATAGTTCCCGATACCACGCTACCAAACAATAGCATTGCCATTCCCAATGGCAACAGCATCCGCATTGAAGGCGGTACAACTGCTGGGGTAAATTTATTTCATAGCTTTCAAGAATTTTCTGTTCCTACAGGGAAAGAAGCTTTTTTTAATAACTCATTAGATATTCAAAATATCTTCAGTCGAGTCACGGGTAGCAACATCTCGAATATAGATGGCTTAATTCGCGCCAACGGTGTGGCGAACTTATTTTTAATCAATCCCAACGGCATAATTTTTGGACAGAACGCCCAATTAAATATCGGCGGTTCGTTGATCGGTTCGACAGCTTCTAGTATTAGATTTGTCGATGGTAGCGAATTTAGCGCTACTAAACCCACAGCGCCATCTTTGCTAACTATTAACGTGCCCATTGGTTTGCAATTCGGCACAAATCCAGGCAGAATTGAGAATCGATCGCAAACAACCGCACAAATAAATTTACCAACTCTGGCCATCCCATTTCCCTTTGAGATTCCCTTTGACAACAAAGTAGGATTAGCAGTAGCACCCGGCCAAACATTAGCGTTAGTGGGTGGCGATATCCAACTCGATGGCGGCAATTTAACTGCTTCTACCGGACAAATACTTTTAGGTAGCGTGGCGAGTCCGGGTTTAGTCAGTTTCACTCCCACGCTATTCGGACTCAGTTTAAACTATGAAAATATTGCCAACTTCGGCAATATTCAAATATCCAATGGAGCGATCGTTAATACCAGCGGCATCGGTGGTGGAAAAGTAGATATTCGAGGTGGAAATGTCACGCTCAGTAGTGCGCTAATTTACGGAATAACGCTGGGAAATATAGATGGTAGAGGGATTAATATTAATGCCCAAAACTTGCGAGTAGAGGGAGGGGCGCAAATTTTTACTCCTACATTGGGAGATGGTAAGGGAGGCGATATAGCGCTACACGCTAACGACTCGGTAGACATCAGCGGGCTGGGACTTGAAGGTTATCAGCGGTTTTACAATCAATATCTAGGATCTGGAACGCTCAATCCTTTCGATCGGCAAATTGTTCTGCTCACAGGTACTGTCGGCAGGGGAGATGCTGGAGATATTAACATTGAAGCTGGACGGTTGTTGGTGCGGGATGGGGTAGTGGGCGGTAGCGGTAGCCTTGGTGCTGGAAATGGCGGAAATCTGAATATCCGGGCTAATACTGTCGAAATTGTTAGTTCTGCAATCAATAATGGCACAACTAAGGAAAGTACTGGTCAGGGCGGAAGCATAAATGTTGAGGCACAACGGTTAATTATGCGCGATGGCAGCAATCTCGTCAGCATCAGCCGCAGTGATGGCGCATCGGGGAATATCGCGATTAAAACTTCTGAATCTGTAGAATTGTCAGGGAGTCTGCCTGGAAGTACCGCACAAACTGTAATCGGTACAAACTCTTTTGATGGCAATGGGAAATCAGGGGATATTACGATCGATACTAAGCGACTGAGTATTTTTGATGGAGCCACAATTAGTTTAGCGACGGGTGTAATCATCGGGCAAACTGTCTTATCTACAAAAGGGGGACTAGGAGGAAATTTAACTGTGACAGCTTCCGAGTCTGTAGAAGTCAGCGGCGAGTCTGGAGTATTGGGAGATCTCGGCTTCGCACCGACTTCTCTGACTACTTTGACTGCAAGTTCTGGTAGAGGTGGAGATATTCGCCTCTCGACACCTTTGTTAACCTTGCGAGATGGGGCGCTGATTTCGGCAGCTTCTTTGGGTGCAGCAGATGCGGGAAGTATTACCTTAAATGCCGATCGCATCGTAGTGCAAGGCACTAGCAAAACCCGTGGGTTGAGTAGTAGAATTGAGGCTTCGGCTGGCACACTATTGAGTTTTGACAATCCCAACGCTACTGGAAATGCGGGTTCGCTGAATTTGAATGCAAGAGAATTGATTGTCAAAGATGGGGCAATATTGAATGTCGGAGCATTGGGTACGGGGGGTGCTGGTAATATTAATGTGGTAGCAGACTCGATCGCTCTGGACAATCAAAGCAGCATTAACGGGAGAACTACATCTGGTCTGGGGGCAAATATTAATCTGCAATCTCTTGCTCTCCAGTTACGTCAAGGCAGCCGCATTAACACAGATGCGGGGAATGCTACTGGCGGGAATATCAATATCGATACGAATACTTTAGTCGCTTTGGAAAATAGCGATATTACCGCTAATGCACAAAGAGGTGCTGGCGGTCGGGTGAGTATCAGCGCACAAGGCATTTTTGGCACTCAGTTCCGCAATGAACTAACCCCGCAAAGTGACATCACCGCAACCTCTGACCTTGGCCCCCAGTTTAGCGGCGTGGTAGAAATTAATACTCCCGATGTTGACCCCAGTGCTGGTTTAGTGGAGTTGTCGTCAAATTTTGAGGATGTGAGCGGCAGCATTGCTAGAAGTTGTGCAGCTTCTGTGGGCAATAGCTTTACGGTTACCGGCAACGGCGGCTTACCGGATGACCCGACGCAAGCCCTTAGAGGGAGGGCAGTTTGGCGCGATGTGCGTTTGGTACAACTCGGAGGGAGGGGAGGAGTGGCAGAGTGGGGGAGTGGGAGAGAATCGACAATTGCCAGTACCCGGATTGTGGAGGCGACGGGATGGACGATCGACGATCGCGGTAGAGTTAAATTGGTGGCGCAAGCACCTAATGCTGCTCCCCAAAGTTCTTGGTATACTCCACCTGGATGCCATCTTTAA
- a CDS encoding sensor histidine kinase → MPTKKLLKAVVIKTKQFQGWRKLFFGIRTRVLVWYLILMAASGAISILAVRQVLSVRLEERGKKVLVREVKQFQQLVKECQGNNCKVSTLFDTFLSRQIPSDGEFIIGLMNGKIYKSSPAALPESLRHNQSLLKRWGQLNRREKGELVTANDTIRYLAEPVIIGGKVRGVFVVIHSMYEDLEKVNEVTAVIFFVTLILLGVTSALTWTVAGRVLVPLRLVTATARSISESDLTGRIPLQGADEIAELTVTFNEMLERLEAAFTSQRNFINDAGHELRTPITIIRGHLELLGDDPEEQRETIDLVMDELDRMNRLVNDLLLLAKAERTDFLSLETLEVATLTEELFVKALALGDRNWQLESKASGEILADRQRLTQAIMNLAQNAVQHTKENDAIALGSSFKNGDICFWVRDTGEGIAASDRDRIFERFARVANSRRRSEGYGLGLAIVKAIADAHGGKVELESQLGKGSIFTLIIPIKTYLC, encoded by the coding sequence ATGCCCACCAAAAAACTTCTCAAAGCCGTGGTGATAAAAACAAAACAATTTCAGGGATGGCGGAAATTATTCTTCGGAATCCGTACCCGCGTTCTAGTTTGGTATCTGATACTGATGGCTGCATCGGGTGCTATCTCTATACTAGCTGTCCGTCAAGTTCTCTCGGTACGTTTAGAAGAACGAGGTAAAAAAGTTCTCGTTCGAGAGGTAAAGCAATTTCAGCAATTAGTAAAAGAATGTCAGGGAAATAATTGCAAAGTTTCTACTTTATTTGACACTTTTTTATCTCGTCAGATTCCCTCTGACGGAGAATTTATTATCGGTTTAATGAACGGGAAAATTTACAAATCCAGTCCCGCTGCTTTGCCTGAATCACTTCGACATAATCAGAGTTTATTAAAACGTTGGGGACAACTAAACCGCCGCGAAAAAGGTGAGCTAGTCACGGCAAATGATACTATACGTTATTTGGCCGAACCCGTTATCATTGGGGGGAAAGTTCGGGGAGTGTTTGTTGTCATTCATTCAATGTATGAGGATTTGGAAAAGGTAAATGAAGTAACGGCTGTCATATTTTTCGTGACATTAATTTTATTAGGTGTTACTTCGGCTTTGACTTGGACTGTTGCAGGAAGAGTGTTAGTTCCTTTGCGCTTAGTTACAGCGACTGCTCGATCGATTAGCGAGTCGGACTTGACTGGACGCATTCCCCTACAGGGTGCGGATGAAATTGCGGAACTGACGGTTACGTTTAATGAAATGTTAGAACGGCTGGAGGCTGCTTTTACAAGTCAGCGCAATTTTATTAATGATGCTGGGCATGAATTGCGAACGCCTATTACTATTATACGCGGTCATTTGGAATTGTTGGGAGATGACCCGGAAGAACAAAGGGAAACGATCGATCTGGTGATGGATGAATTGGATCGAATGAATCGTTTGGTTAATGATTTGTTGTTGTTAGCAAAAGCGGAACGTACTGATTTTTTGAGCTTGGAGACGTTGGAAGTGGCAACGTTAACTGAAGAATTATTTGTCAAAGCTTTAGCTTTAGGGGATCGAAATTGGCAGTTGGAATCTAAAGCATCTGGTGAAATTTTAGCCGATCGTCAGCGTTTGACCCAAGCAATTATGAATTTGGCTCAAAATGCAGTTCAACATACCAAAGAAAATGATGCGATCGCTCTCGGTTCATCTTTCAAAAATGGCGATATTTGTTTCTGGGTTCGCGATACTGGGGAAGGAATTGCCGCGAGCGATCGCGATCGTATTTTCGAGCGTTTTGCGCGTGTTGCTAACAGTCGCCGACGTTCCGAAGGCTATGGTTTGGGGTTGGCAATTGTGAAAGCGATCGCAGACGCACACGGCGGAAAAGTTGAGTTAGAAAGTCAATTAGGAAAAGGTTCTATTTTTACATTAATTATACCAATAAAAACCTACTTATGCTAA
- a CDS encoding Uma2 family endonuclease, whose amino-acid sequence MSRTQAKPKRFTLDEYHKLTEIGFFHEDDRIELIKGEIIEMAAKGTAHETCLRKLWKELPILVGDRGTLQSQAPIILPPNSEPEPDFAILQNRPDDYLSAHPSPSDVLLVMEISDSTLKYDREVKLSLYAEAGISDYWIFNLFDNQLEAHSEPFQNSQGNFGYHNRRIVLPNQIIALPCFPDLSLDLSRVFPQKLNG is encoded by the coding sequence ATGAGTAGAACTCAGGCTAAGCCTAAGCGTTTTACGCTGGATGAATATCACAAGCTGACAGAAATTGGATTTTTCCATGAAGACGATCGAATTGAGTTAATTAAGGGAGAAATTATTGAGATGGCAGCAAAAGGTACGGCTCACGAAACTTGTCTGAGAAAATTGTGGAAAGAACTACCAATACTGGTGGGAGACAGAGGAACTTTACAATCTCAGGCTCCGATTATTTTACCGCCTAACAGCGAACCAGAACCAGATTTTGCGATTCTCCAAAACCGTCCTGATGACTATTTATCGGCTCATCCAAGTCCATCTGATGTGTTGCTGGTAATGGAAATTTCAGATTCTACTTTAAAGTACGATCGAGAAGTGAAATTGTCCTTATATGCTGAGGCGGGTATATCTGATTATTGGATATTTAATTTATTCGATAATCAGTTGGAAGCTCACAGCGAACCTTTTCAGAATAGTCAAGGAAATTTTGGTTATCATAATAGGCGGATTGTTTTACCAAATCAGATAATTGCGTTACCTTGTTTTCCCGATTTATCTTTGGATTTAAGTAGAGTATTTCCGCAAAAATTGAATGGTTAA
- a CDS encoding DUF4112 domain-containing protein, whose protein sequence is MNNLERLVTLNRIRKFSRLMDSAFRIPVIGFRFGLDPIIGLIPGLGDIVSTAFSAYIIYLAARFGLPPEIMYKMILNIGLEAVVGAVPLVGDLFDAYFKSNIRNLELLEKHLMVVEPEIIEKSPPTITDRVSSDGDRSIYQEVNS, encoded by the coding sequence ATGAACAATCTCGAACGTCTTGTAACTTTAAATCGCATCCGTAAATTCAGCCGCCTGATGGATAGCGCTTTCCGCATCCCAGTGATAGGCTTTCGGTTTGGATTAGATCCAATTATCGGTTTAATTCCCGGTCTTGGAGATATTGTCAGTACAGCCTTTTCTGCTTACATTATTTATTTGGCTGCGCGTTTCGGCTTACCGCCTGAAATTATGTACAAAATGATATTAAATATCGGTTTGGAAGCTGTAGTGGGTGCGGTTCCTCTGGTAGGCGATTTGTTCGATGCCTATTTTAAATCGAATATCCGCAACTTAGAGCTTTTAGAGAAACATCTGATGGTAGTCGAGCCAGAAATTATTGAAAAAAGCCCTCCTACTATTACCGATCGAGTTTCGTCAGATGGCGATCGCAGCATCTATCAAGAAGTTAATTCTTAG
- a CDS encoding SDR family oxidoreductase, whose translation MPNYPWLYYAEKEYLITWKNTAVSFRVLVAGATGGVGQLTVGKLLEKGATVRVLTRSSQKAQKMFENRVEIALGDTRYPDTLSQAMADITHIICCTGTTAFPSQRWDFDISSSGNPIEQFLEWSQIYFNSEYRLSKAKNSPEKVDREGVSNLVAAAPSHLQRFVFVSSCGIERREKFPFSLLNAFGVLDAKLKGEQAIIRSQLPYTIIRPGRLIDGPYTSYDLNTLLKANTGGKLGIAIATGDTLSGDSSRIDVAAACVESLYHPRTERKVFELINKGPRPAVIDWGSLFAQL comes from the coding sequence ATGCCAAACTATCCTTGGTTGTATTACGCTGAGAAAGAATACCTCATAACGTGGAAAAATACAGCTGTGTCCTTTCGAGTATTGGTTGCGGGAGCAACAGGCGGCGTTGGCCAACTGACGGTCGGTAAATTGCTGGAAAAAGGAGCAACAGTGCGCGTCCTCACCCGCAGTTCCCAGAAAGCTCAAAAAATGTTTGAAAACCGCGTGGAAATTGCACTTGGAGACACCCGCTATCCCGATACCCTGTCACAGGCAATGGCGGATATCACCCACATTATTTGTTGTACCGGCACAACAGCTTTTCCTTCCCAGAGATGGGATTTCGATATTTCCTCTTCAGGAAATCCCATCGAACAATTCCTGGAATGGAGTCAAATTTATTTTAATAGTGAATATCGCCTTAGTAAAGCGAAGAACAGTCCTGAAAAAGTTGATCGCGAAGGTGTTAGCAATCTCGTCGCTGCGGCACCATCCCATCTGCAACGCTTCGTTTTTGTCTCCTCGTGCGGTATCGAACGCAGAGAAAAATTCCCGTTCAGCTTGCTTAATGCTTTTGGCGTTTTGGACGCCAAACTTAAGGGAGAACAAGCCATAATTCGATCGCAATTACCCTACACCATTATTCGACCGGGACGCCTGATTGATGGCCCATATACCTCTTACGACTTGAACACATTGCTAAAAGCCAACACGGGTGGGAAGTTAGGGATTGCGATCGCTACTGGCGATACTCTATCTGGTGACAGCAGCCGCATTGATGTGGCGGCTGCTTGCGTAGAATCGCTCTACCACCCGCGAACAGAAAGAAAGGTATTTGAGTTGATTAATAAAGGCCCAAGACCCGCCGTCATTGACTGGGGTTCTCTTTTCGCCCAATTGTAA
- a CDS encoding ABA4-like family protein encodes MMVNQLFSAANLFVLPFWALMILLPNWGVTRKVMEYYIPFVVLAGLYLYLLFGSITPESAQALANPQLADIARFFADENAAAVGWVHFLVMDLFVGRWIYWEGQKTGVFTTHSIVLSLFAGPLGLLSHIFTSWITQKFFSPKESESTTAV; translated from the coding sequence ATGATGGTAAATCAACTATTTAGTGCGGCTAATCTCTTCGTTTTGCCCTTTTGGGCTTTGATGATTCTGCTACCAAACTGGGGCGTCACACGCAAGGTGATGGAATATTATATACCTTTTGTGGTATTGGCTGGACTGTATTTGTATTTGCTCTTCGGTTCGATTACACCGGAATCGGCGCAAGCTTTAGCTAATCCTCAGTTGGCTGATATCGCCCGCTTCTTTGCAGATGAGAATGCAGCAGCAGTTGGGTGGGTTCACTTTCTGGTGATGGATTTGTTTGTGGGGCGCTGGATTTACTGGGAAGGGCAAAAAACAGGAGTTTTTACGACTCATTCGATCGTACTTAGCTTATTCGCTGGCCCATTAGGATTGCTCTCTCACATTTTCACCAGTTGGATAACCCAGAAATTTTTCTCCCCCAAAGAATCTGAGTCTACAACTGCTGTTTAG
- a CDS encoding inositol monophosphatase family protein — MKNTYSEELDYASQIIKEAGYLYIKQPQAPADIYMKGEYDVVTSTDYAIESFIIDKLSKNFPGDKILSEESYTELLTDERTWVIDPLDGTNNYARKIPTYGIQIALLIKKQPVIAAIYLPELEEMYTAHVNNGSYLNGRKISVNSSVELNQAVISMGDFSKNGDRVEKNRIRLLGIAKIANRIAQLKMWGAACYDLASLAVGRTDAYLVYSYDLWDVMPGYLIAKEAGAIFAQLTGEPFDVSATTTIGASNPELMNALLKLLKL; from the coding sequence ATGAAGAATACATATTCAGAAGAGTTAGATTATGCTTCGCAAATCATCAAAGAAGCTGGCTACTTATATATAAAGCAGCCACAAGCACCAGCCGACATATATATGAAAGGTGAATACGATGTAGTGACTTCTACTGATTATGCGATCGAGTCATTCATAATTGATAAATTATCTAAAAATTTCCCAGGCGACAAAATTTTATCGGAAGAATCCTACACCGAGTTACTAACGGATGAGAGGACGTGGGTAATCGACCCTTTAGATGGAACTAATAACTATGCCAGAAAAATCCCCACTTACGGTATCCAAATAGCTCTCTTAATTAAAAAACAACCTGTTATCGCTGCCATCTATTTGCCCGAACTTGAGGAAATGTATACTGCCCATGTCAATAACGGCAGTTATTTGAACGGTAGGAAAATATCTGTCAATTCATCTGTGGAATTAAATCAAGCTGTTATTTCAATGGGCGATTTCAGTAAAAATGGAGATAGAGTTGAAAAAAATCGGATTAGATTGTTGGGGATAGCAAAAATTGCTAATCGTATAGCTCAATTAAAAATGTGGGGTGCTGCCTGTTACGATTTGGCTTCTTTGGCTGTTGGTAGAACAGATGCCTACTTGGTTTATTCCTACGATCTATGGGATGTGATGCCGGGATATTTAATTGCGAAGGAAGCGGGTGCAATATTTGCTCAACTTACAGGTGAGCCTTTTGATGTAAGTGCTACAACTACGATCGGGGCGTCTAATCCTGAACTGATGAATGCTTTGTTAAAATTGCTCAAACTTTAA